The Larus michahellis chromosome 14, bLarMic1.1, whole genome shotgun sequence genomic sequence CCATCCTATGAAGGCATTTGAAAACTCTTCTCCCTTTTCAGTACCATAAACTAAACGGAGCCCCTCGCTCAAGCAGCACCGAGCAGGATTAGGGATTGCTCACTACTTGCACAGATCATCCTTGTCCCCTCCGTGGGCAATGCTGTCTTTACAGGGAACGTGCCAAGATGCACGGAGAAGCCTTGGGATGTACCACCGCTTTGCATTCCACTTGCCAGAAGCACCAGCTTCCCGAATCAAAGCCAAAATCACCAGGCAGCTGCTTTgggcattcagcttcacgtgggACTTGGTAAAGCAAGATATTCCAGTTGACTGAAGTGCTCTCAGATGACTACAAAGAGCAGCATTCCCCACCAAGGAACACATTACAACGGACAACTTTTACTTTTATTATCTCACTGAGGCTGTCCTCCTAGCTTGTCGCTATCCGTAAAGCCTTGTGCCACTACACTGCAGAAACACAGACCCAGAAGTCTACTTCAACCGCTCTACACCATTAACAACACTAAATATAAAGACACAAACCTTTCTCCAAAGCCAAGGTTAAGCCGCACCTCCAAGACAGATGTCAGTAACCAGCTTGTTCCCATGCCACAACTGCAGGGCAACCTGAGACAAAGGCTAATCAACTTGTTTCACCTTCATGTTCCACCTGCTCCCTGTTTGTTAGAAGTAACATGCTCCCTCACCCATCAAGCTCTTAAAACTtcggggaggaaaaaaacccaaacagtaacACAATACATTTAATACGGGCAGggatctgaaggaaaaataaaggagaaaagaaaatgctaacaGAGTCCCAAAGGAGACATTGCAATTCCTATTAATCACATCTGCTTCGAGCCAGTTGCAGCAGATGGAGACCCACAAGGCCAGGTtgcaggcagggacatctcccacggcaggaggcggcagcagcagggcgAAGGGACACTCCCGGGCGGCCACCGCTCTTGCAGGAGCTCCCATTACTGGTACCGGGCCGTGCCCGGCGCCTCGGGAGCCGAGGGCGAAAGCAGGAAGTTATGGAGCAGGGGCCACCGCCGCGACCTCCACCAGGAAATCTTGGAAGTTTTCCGGGCGGGCCAAGGCCGGTGTCCCAGGAAGCGCTGGGGCACGGGGGACTTCAGGTGTGGGCAGCCAcagcgcggccgggccggggccggcagccgggCTCGCTGGAGCGGGACAGCGCGGAAGGCCCGGGCACCCGGTGAAGTGgacagccccccacccccgccaccatGGGCCGGCGAGCACCTGCCAGCCCCGCCGGAGGGGTTCCGGAAACAAGCCTGCAGGGCGCCACAAAACCCCGAAGGGGCGGGCAGGGGCGGGTGCCGCCCCCGACCGGCAGCAGCGAGCCCTGCCCGGGGCCGCGCTGGCCGGACCCCCCGTGAGGACCGCCGCCCTCCCCGGAGCCTACCCCGCTGGGCCACCCCCTGTCCTGCACCCCTTCCCCCACAGAGCCCCAGCAAGCCGCGCTCACCTGCGGGGCCTGGAGCCGGGCCGCCCCGGCctcgctccgctccgcgcccgctCCCCCCTcgcctgcgcggcggcggcgtccTCTCTCCCCGGGCACCTCCGGGTGGGGTGCGGCGGGGCGGAGCCCCAGATAGGACCGCCCCTTCGGGGGCGGGCCCCGCCTATGCAAACGGCCGTTCTGGGGTGGGGGCTCGTATGCAAATTAAGGCTAGCCGTggcctctcctccttttcctccggCATAGTTATGAATAATTCAGCAGACCGCTCGCTCGGAGCCAATCAGAAAGCGGTCGCCGCCATGTGGGCGGGCGCGCTGCCTGGCTCCGGGAAGGCACGCCGCGGCCCCGGGGACCCGGGCACCGAGCACCGGCCGGAGCCGGGAGTGGCGGGGCGGGAGAGCCGGCTCCCGTGCCGTGTCAGGGCCCCTCCTCCCGCTCTGCCAGGGATAGGGACTTGGCACCTTCCTGCGAAAGAGATGGAAAGGCTTAACAGAAAGTTGAAGCCTTCGTTGAAAAGAGCCACGCAACTGCCGCTGCAGACAGCTCGGTCCTGCTGCAGGGAACAACAGCTGGGCAAGGAATCAGTAGTTATGTGGAGTGCAATGACAGTCAACCTCTCTGCACCCATGCAAAAGCTTGACATTACCTCTGACAAGAGGCCAGTAACAGTCAACATTTCAGTCAAGCTTACAAAAGTgatgtttttcaattaaaatattaatttctatcCTCCTCTTGCAACATCCAGCCAATCTGCATCACAGGCCAAAATGAAGCAGTGGTATCAGTCTGCATCATAATCCCATCCTGGTAAAGGCACCGTCAGATGTTGTGGTGCTGAGCAAGGCAGCCACAGTTTCTCAATCCTCCCTGCAGTTGTTATTAAATTGTAATTGTTTTGTGCTGAATCAGGGAGTCTCCGCTCCAGCGAAACTCACTGGGTGGCTCTTGTAGAGTTCATTGATACAATTCCACCTTGGCATAAGCAGATGAGACTGATTGAAATCAACAGGAGTGAGTTTGACCTAATTCCAGGACAAATGTGAGCCTTGTGGGTCAGACTGGAGCTCTTCTGGCTGCGCCTGTTCTTAGAAACTCTCTTCCCACTGCATTTAATCTGCAAAACAGTCTGGGAGAATGCTGAGGGCACTGACTGGAACTACCAACAACCCGAGCGTTTGAAGAGGACTATTAGAGCAAAAGCACTgctcagaggaggaagaggaagggggaggcGTGTGGGAGGAGCTCTCAGACCCTCATCTCGGCAGAGCCCTGCTGACTTCCAGCATCTGATAAGAGGGGTGTGTGCATGAAACAGGACCAGGCACAGTACTTGCAGCAGATCCCTTGCCACCTTGGGCTATGATACCTCTGACCACGCAGGAGGAAGATGGCAAACTGTCGGCATCGTGTGCCGACAGGAACTGCACGTGGACCTAGGGACTCCTCCGGGCTCTGAGTCACACTGTCCTCCCAGGGAACAGGGCAGCAGCTGTATCCAAACACAGATGGGCATCGGAGCGCGATTACGCAGCCACAGGGTTGTATGACCATGAGCAAGCATTCACCAGCTGGTGCTAACTGGGGTCCCAGTAGCCTCCCCAAGAGTGTCTCCCTCTGCATAACTTATTAACATTTCTGCAGGAATTAAGAACCACAGAGGACCTCACGCTGttggaaaaggcttttttattGCTTAGCCTTCTCCCCATCTccaaaaggaactgaaaaaaaaaaatcaaataaaatgcatCTAAACCAGTTGCTCTTACAGTTCTGAAGTACCTCAATACCAAACACAGCCATGCTCAGCACGCTTCTATCGACTGAGCAGACTTTCTGGCACCTGTCACTGGCACCTTTGCATAAAGGCTAAAGCCAATTTGGTACCTGGATATCCTGGTGGAAAGCTTCCACAGTAGGGCCTGGAAAGCAATGATGTCCACGGTTTGGAGCACAACAGCCATAGGACTGGAAGGCTCATGAGGAGTTTATAGCTTCTTTCTTTACTCGGGGATCTCTCACTTGCAAAAGACAAGACAAGGATCCATAGCCAGGAAAGAGGATGTCAGGCTGAAACAGAGGGGTCTGCCGTATAGCCCTGGTGAGAACATCAGTTACAATGTGCTGATATCGATGGCCAAACTTTAATATGGCACAATGCTGCATCGCCAAAACGCATCTCAGTACAGCCACTACATGATGCTGGAGTGCCATCTACAATGCTCTGGGGCTTTCTGTGACCTCCGGCTGATGAAATTGTGTTCAAGGCACAGTTTCCTGCTCTCAAGTGCTGGGAAACTTTACCCCAGGTGGCTGAGTTTTATGGCTGTGCCTTTTTCAGATCAGAATCTGATCTGACTGCTGTTGGCATAGCTGAATGACAGAGGCTCAGGACACCACCACTGATCTGATCAGCTTATTCTGTCCCTGACCGACCTCAATGACTCTCCAACCATTCGACTGGTGTAGCACAGTGGTTCTTAACATGTGACAAGAGGATCATCAGCAAACTGTTTTCTAATGGTCCACATGTCAGCCAAAGATGACACAGAAAAGGCAGACTAGCAGTCCACAAGATCAGAAAGCTGGAGAACCAGTGGCTTTAAGAACAAAGCAGCACGAATTCCAGTCCAGGAATGCCCAGCTAAGCGATGCATACTTGTTTGCTGCTACTTTTGCTATTATGCATGAGCCATCTGGTTGAGTGAAGTCTGTAACAGCAAATAAAGTGGTCAACTACCCAAGGTTCCAGTTATCACAGGCtctatttctgtaatatttcattAATCAAGAAAACAAATCCTGAGTAAAGCTCTTCCCTTCATCCCATACCATTTCTGCAAGTGACAGCAAGTTCAGTGATTAACATCAACTGGCAGCTTGAATTCCTTTAGCGAATAAAAGGCAATTTCTCCATGATCCACCAGTGCGAAGACCACTGGGACATCCCCACTCTGATACGTAACCTGCTTCAAAGCCCGAAGGGATGGAATCTGCTCATCAAAGCTGTAGAGAGAAAAATATCCTGTTGTTCTCAAAGCAAGAATACAGACACAAAGCTGTCCTGGCCAGTGATCACAACAGCTCACTTTGGATTTAGGAGTTGATAGTGACCCTTCCCACCCCTTTCAGTCAAAGCACAGGCTGCCAGCCCCGAGAGAGTACACTGCATGCCGGGAACTGGGAACTGCCAAATCCTTTGCCAAAAACAAGGGCAACTGCACACTGCTCCACGCTGGGCCTATTAGATGCAGCTCACAGGGCTATTGGCAAATTGCCAATCCAGTGCAATCTTCATACCTTTGTGCTAGGAAGATCTTTAGGTTGCCAGGATCAACATCTGAcctgcttttccctccttttaattCTGAAGAGTCTGTTTGCAcgtaaattaaaatatttataaagcaagGCAAGGATCACCCTACTTGCTCATGACAGACTTTTGTAAAACTGCATCACTGCCTTCCTTGCTCTGGCTACTACAGCTGCAGAGTGGAGGAGGGACAGTTTTAGTATATAACACACTTAGAAAAGGCAGAGGCTGAACTTTGTATCTGACTATGGAGTTTAAGTATCAGATTCTGGATCCAGCAAGAAAGGGAACACCTATCCTCTGTTCGTACTGATCTTAAAGTTACATTTGACAAAGATCAAAATACTAAGCCCATGGCCCTGAGCCTGTAGCAAGCTCTGGGGACGTACACCTTTCCATAAATCCAGAGGGATCCGCACTGGCTAAGGATTCAGGTACCATTTGGCTCCCTGCAAAACTGAGCTCTACCTGAGTTTCAAAAGCATTGCATAAATACAGCCGTGGCTTCTTATTCCTCACTCCAGTAACACTCAGACATGAGCAGCAACCAGATGACCAAACAGTGTGGGCTGAGTGCAAGAGCCCACAGCCTCCAACAAAGGaggaactgaaaggaaaaaaaaaaaattctgggcaGGATCACCCTCAAGGGAGGCACTCTGGTGATCTGTAAAGCTCACAAGATCCCGGGTCATTTACAGATCATTAGGTCTTCATTTCCGCAACAATAACTGCTATGTTTCAGAACACAGCATTAAGACCCATGGATACCTCcgaacacacatcctgacatatggCTTCCCAGGGTTTGTCTTCTTAAACTTGGCCACAGCATCTGCTTGATACACATTGAAGTCTATCTTCATGTTCTCTGGGTCCTCCTGTAGCCTACAGAAGAGAGAACACATCCACCAACGTACGGGAATGAAACCTTGTAGGGTATAGATATAGCAGAGGAAAGAGGGAGCAAAAACTCTTGAAGCCTGGCTAGTTTCAGCCCTTTGAAAAGGCTTCACTCCTCAAAGGACTGACCCTGCAACTGTTCGAATTACTTTACAGATCTTTCCTGTAGTTAGACCAGAGCAAGCTCCTGCCCCACATTTGCCACACTCCCTTCTCTAGGGACCTCTTGCAAGAAGCACCACTAACAGATACAGAAGCAAGAGACTGCTCTGCCCTACAGGGACTCCACACAAACACCACACAAATTCTTTGAGGCAGGAGCAGAACCAGAAGTTCCAGAGCCAATCACTGCAGCGGGGATGGGAGCAcactccagggatgaggcatagGTGAAACCCAACCAGACCTCTGGGGGAGATTACCTGGCTGGAGCGCAGAGAGGCGAGAGCAGGAAAAGAGAGCAACCCCAATGTTTTAATTGGCCTGGAATGCCCTAGCTCTGTTGCTGCACGACCTGGTACTTCAGCCCCTCACTACAGATGCAATGGGGTCATGGAGCAGAGTGCTGGATTCTCTCAGCACCCTGGATGCCCGGCAGCTCCCAAACTGCTACTGCGAGCATGTCACAGACCTCACAAGCAGGGACAGTCACAAGACACCCCCACTCCCTAACAGCTATGAGCTGGCTGGCTGGATACTAACCGGGAGGCTCCATCCAGGATGTGGGAGGGCTGCAGCACGCTGATCTGCTGGAGGAGCGCAGCTGGagggagaagaaacaggaaaggatCAGACCAGCTATTTCTCTCCCAGGGCACTCCAAGCACTCCAACACCACCCACGAGCCTTCCTCCTCCAACAATGGCTGGCAGCACCACAGTCACTACTGGCTACTTCAAAGACCTCAACTTCCTCATCTCCTCCCAGCGCACAGCCCAGAACACCCTGCAACTGCTTTGCATCTTGCTGGCCCTGATTTCCCATGCCTAACAGCCTAGCAGGAAGGACTGGAATACAGTAGGACATAGGGAATGGATTAGAAGACCTCCCAAGGCCCTGTTTATCCTGGCACTTGAGTGGGCTatagaaagaaatggaaaggcagaggacaagctttcttctctctccccacaTCTGTGGGTGGGTTCCTCTGTGCCTGCTTTGCCTAGGCCTTCTAGTAAGATTCTCCTTCTCAAGGTACTGTCTCCTTAACTGATGTTCAATTTCTCCATGTCATCCCTTTTGCTGTTGCATACCAGGCAATGTTTCACagaactggggaggggggagaagggggtctCAGTCATATTCCCAGAGCCACTACCTTGTGAGGTAGCTTCATCTGGCCGCAAAAGCGGTGTGACAGCTTGGTCCCAGAGATGCGGTGGTCGTCTCCAAACCCTCTGCCGGCTCCTCTGCGCCAGAAGGGCTTTGTACTCCTGCCAGTTAGAGCAGCGCCTCACCTCCCGGTCAGCATTGACACTGGTCTTGTACCTGCTCTCCCTCTCTCGCTGCTCCCTTTCTTTCCGTGACAGCTTCTCCTGTTTCTGATTGATGCGTGCGCACCAGTATGCTGCATTAACCTCCCTCCCCGGCACATTCTCTGGCAGGAGCCCATTGTCAGGTGTGGGCAGATGTGTGCACAGCTGGTCTGGGGCCATGTTTGGCAAGATGATGGTGCTAAAATCCCAGCGGGGTGCATGGGTGCCAGTGCTGCTCTCCTCGTGgtctccagcccagctccaggaGGGGCTCAGGGAGTCCTTTTGTCCTGTATCAAGGGGAACTGGGTTTGACTCTCCCTTTCCACTGCCAGCATCTGATTCCTTTGGTTGCTCTGACAAGTGCTTTTCATCCATGGGAAGGCAGCTGGAGTCTTGACAGTCATCTTCAGCTTTTTTGGAGGTCTCTTCCGCTTCTGGAAGGTCGTCGGATACCTTGTGTTTCTTCTCATGCGACctaaagacagaagaaacagcATAAAAGACAGGGAGAGTGTGTGGTGGAACTTTATTCCCTTTGAAGCATGCCTTCTCCCTCCTAACAAGAATAATGCAGTCTGACACACCTGAAGGAAGGACGGCAAAGGTGGCAGGAAGCCCCAGACAGGTCTGCAAACCCTTGACAACAACCTGTTGGCTGGAAGGAGGGCATTTGCTTGTGTGACAAAACgagaagggagaaaagcaggcCAAAACCAAGCAGTGAATGCCAAAGGCAGAATAAACTTCTCAGCAGTCCTGCATGAGGTTTGACTTCAATGCCCAGGAGAATCCCAGCCTTGATTTGTATAGACCTGCATTCCCTGGTGCTGGCAGAAACCTTCCTGCCAGCACCTCTTACTGGTATGAGATTCAGTCCCTGGTCCCAGAGAAGATGGGGCAATTCTTAAATTATCGGTTTTATCTCCCAGTTCCTAAAATTTCGTAACTCCTCATGCACTGATTTACTTGTTAACCAGAAAGGACTTGCAGACCAGTCTTGTCCTCCCTGTTTCTTAAAGGATGACGCCACCTACTGGAAGCTATCATAATTATTAACAAAATTACTAATTATGTCAGCTTCTGTTTGCATCTTGGCAATGTCTAGAAGCCACGTGCAAGGACCAGGACCCAACTATGCTCTCTGCTGTACAGTCCTAGCACAGGATGGATAAATATAAGATATGCGCTGTGCTGTCTGCGCCCCCT encodes the following:
- the TSEN54 gene encoding tRNA-splicing endonuclease subunit Sen54 isoform X1, whose protein sequence is MEPSGSRCRSAAELVAARGRKAPQGPHGQKDFIPDGSAEQAEKLRRCREEQWQLLSEERVERLGSLVKAEWKPGQGIVELRSPAGKFWHTMGFTERGKQCLLPEEALYLLECGSVQLFYRDLPLSIQEAYEILLCQEAMSLPHYQVFSHLKQLGYIVLRFDPSTVLSPYERQLNLESHCQSSGKHHRKRRRSSSPRSHEKKHKVSDDLPEAEETSKKAEDDCQDSSCLPMDEKHLSEQPKESDAGSGKGESNPVPLDTGQKDSLSPSWSWAGDHEESSTGTHAPRWDFSTIILPNMAPDQLCTHLPTPDNGLLPENVPGREVNAAYWCARINQKQEKLSRKEREQRERESRYKTSVNADREVRRCSNWQEYKALLAQRSRQRVWRRPPHLWDQAVTPLLRPDEATSQAALLQQISVLQPSHILDGASRLQEDPENMKIDFNVYQADAVAKFKKTNPGKPYVRMCVRSFDEQIPSLRALKQVTYQSGDVPVVFALVDHGEIAFYSLKEFKLPVDVNH
- the TSEN54 gene encoding tRNA-splicing endonuclease subunit Sen54 isoform X2, which encodes MEPSGSRCRSAAELVAARGRKAPQGPHGQKDFIPDGSAEQAEKLRRCREEQWQLLSEERVERLGSLVKAEWKPGQGIVELRSPAGKFWHTMGFTERGKQCLLPEEALYLLECVFSHLKQLGYIVLRFDPSTVLSPYERQLNLESHCQSSGKHHRKRRRSSSPRSHEKKHKVSDDLPEAEETSKKAEDDCQDSSCLPMDEKHLSEQPKESDAGSGKGESNPVPLDTGQKDSLSPSWSWAGDHEESSTGTHAPRWDFSTIILPNMAPDQLCTHLPTPDNGLLPENVPGREVNAAYWCARINQKQEKLSRKEREQRERESRYKTSVNADREVRRCSNWQEYKALLAQRSRQRVWRRPPHLWDQAVTPLLRPDEATSQAALLQQISVLQPSHILDGASRLQEDPENMKIDFNVYQADAVAKFKKTNPGKPYVRMCVRSFDEQIPSLRALKQVTYQSGDVPVVFALVDHGEIAFYSLKEFKLPVDVNH